In one window of Lewinella sp. 4G2 DNA:
- the thiL gene encoding thiamine-phosphate kinase, with translation MANQQRTDVNILGEFGLIDHLTKQFKNRQQTTILGVGDDAAILDTGGPEQLVVSTDMLVEGIHFDFAYTPLKHLGYKSVSVNVSDICAMNARPQQITVSIAISNRFSVEALEEFYAGVHAACEHYGVDLVGGDTTSSLKGLIISVTAIGRAPAERITRRSTAKVGDIICVTGHLGSAYLGLQLLEREKQVYLENPEMQPQMKEENKELYAAILRPEARTDMVDLFAKNDIIPTSMIDVSDGLASEIFHICKSSQVGAILEEGNVPIRQEAQLQALEFNMDPITVALSGGEDYELLFTIDPKDVEKVRFLPNIYISGEIVHESDGVMLHTTGGNIHPVTAQGWKHF, from the coding sequence ATGGCAAACCAGCAACGAACCGACGTCAACATCCTCGGCGAATTTGGCCTCATCGACCACCTGACGAAGCAATTCAAGAACCGGCAACAAACGACCATCCTCGGGGTGGGTGACGACGCCGCGATCCTCGATACCGGTGGCCCCGAGCAACTCGTGGTGAGCACCGACATGCTGGTGGAGGGCATCCATTTCGACTTTGCCTACACGCCGTTGAAGCACCTCGGCTACAAATCGGTTTCCGTCAACGTAAGTGACATCTGTGCGATGAATGCACGGCCGCAGCAGATCACGGTCAGCATTGCTATTTCGAACCGGTTCAGCGTGGAAGCGCTGGAGGAGTTTTACGCCGGCGTCCACGCTGCCTGCGAACACTACGGGGTGGACCTGGTGGGTGGAGATACGACGAGTTCCCTCAAAGGATTAATCATTTCCGTAACCGCCATCGGCCGCGCCCCCGCCGAACGGATCACCCGCCGGAGTACGGCAAAGGTGGGTGACATCATTTGCGTCACGGGGCATTTGGGCAGCGCCTACCTCGGGCTTCAATTACTGGAGCGCGAGAAACAGGTCTACCTCGAAAACCCGGAGATGCAGCCCCAAATGAAGGAGGAGAATAAGGAGTTGTACGCCGCCATCCTCCGTCCCGAAGCGCGGACAGACATGGTCGACCTTTTCGCCAAGAACGACATCATCCCCACCTCGATGATTGACGTCAGCGATGGGTTGGCCAGTGAGATCTTTCACATCTGTAAGTCCAGCCAGGTTGGGGCAATTCTGGAAGAAGGCAATGTTCCCATCCGCCAGGAAGCCCAGTTGCAGGCGTTGGAGTTCAATATGGACCCCATCACGGTAGCCCTTTCCGGAGGCGAAGATTACGAGCTGCTGTTCACCATCGACCCGAAGGACGTGGAGAAGGTGCGTTTCCTACCCAACATCTACATTTCCGGCGAGATCGTCCACGAATCTGACGGGGTGATGTTGCATACGACGGGGGGGAACATTCATCCGGTGACGGCGCAGGGGTGGAAGCATTTTTAG
- a CDS encoding rhomboid family intramembrane serine protease, whose translation MFFPIGDDQVHKGYRPIFSWIFIGLNVLIYLYQFSLGPAGQEFVYTFGCIPVEIENGQDYFTLFTCMFLHGSWMHLIGNMLYMYIFSDNIEASIGHVTFVIFYLLGGLAAGLCHIYFNPGSAIPAVGASGALSAVMGAYIVMFPKSNIKGYLFFFRISVPAFLFLGFWFYQQSSAGYQSLGDTSGGIAWWAHIGGFVFGVLAGFLFRVWFGVPGLRVEPAARGRGRRFP comes from the coding sequence ATGTTCTTTCCCATTGGTGATGACCAGGTACACAAAGGGTACCGCCCCATCTTTTCCTGGATATTCATTGGGCTAAACGTCCTGATCTACCTGTACCAATTCTCGCTGGGCCCGGCCGGGCAGGAGTTTGTGTACACCTTTGGCTGCATCCCCGTAGAGATCGAGAACGGGCAGGATTATTTCACGCTCTTCACCTGTATGTTCCTGCACGGCAGCTGGATGCACCTGATCGGGAACATGCTCTACATGTACATCTTCTCGGATAACATTGAGGCGTCCATTGGGCACGTAACCTTCGTCATCTTTTACCTCTTGGGTGGACTGGCGGCGGGGCTTTGCCACATCTATTTTAACCCCGGAAGCGCCATTCCGGCCGTGGGGGCGAGTGGGGCGCTGTCCGCAGTAATGGGGGCCTACATTGTGATGTTTCCGAAGTCCAACATTAAGGGCTACCTCTTCTTTTTTCGGATCAGCGTACCGGCCTTTCTGTTCCTGGGTTTTTGGTTTTACCAGCAGTCTTCGGCGGGTTACCAGAGTTTGGGGGACACCTCCGGCGGGATAGCCTGGTGGGCGCACATTGGCGGGTTTGTCTTTGGGGTGCTGGCGGGGTTTTTGTTTCGGGTTTGGTTTGGGGTGCCGGGGTTGCGGGTGGAGCCGGCGGCGCGGGGAAGGGGAAGGAGGTTTCCTTGA
- a CDS encoding zinc-dependent metalloprotease produces the protein MQKLLLFLALLALTPILSAQDAPSDDDEKKEEKEEKDPYADLLEEAEVSRGLFNVISKDEKTYFEIPTDLLEDEILIVSRISGHVKGLNFGGAGMKSRPQQVIRWQKKGKKLLLRSVSYNSIASPDLPIYESLRNNNFEPIIAAFEVKAEGPNESSVVADVTSFFTTDVAMIGALRDSERKRFGIKGLDKSRSLVTSTKAFPENVEVRHILTYNGSKLPDNAVTGTLSVEMNQSFIVLPEDPMQPRVYDPRVGYFSIRQTDYGSDAQKAESRRLITRWRLEPTDMAAWERGELVDVKKPIVYYIDPATPEDWAPYIMQGVNDWQKTFEAIGLKNAIMAKRAPTKAEDPDWSPEDVRYSVIRYVTTDIQNAQGPHVHDPRTGEILESDIIWYHNIMKLLRNWYLIQTAAVNPEARTPKFEKEVMGELIRFVSAHEVGHTLGLPHNMGSSAAYSVDQLRSPGFVQKNGTAPSIMDYARFNYVAQPGDKDAGLHPAIGPYDYYAIAYGYTPIPGKSMETEKPVLNAMVKEKASDPVYRYGPQRGNGHDPSAQTEDLSGDAVLASDLGVKNLQRILPNLVEWMSEDGKYFDDLEEAYGALIGQFRRYAGHVASNVGGVHEWQRTSEEGKVVYEVVDAERQQNSVDWINRQVFTTPEWLLDEAILNRIGPSGVANQIEGLQRTALRTLFNTDRLNRLAEQKARNKKAYGLMDLMRQTTEGVFTKDNTRTTYGRTLQTNFVDGLVSVLQNDRAAADVQAAARATLNKLSIDLYEATANKSITTLRGINNTISRSGDLDEKALITGHQLDLANRINLALNGFDALLEKSK, from the coding sequence ATGCAAAAGTTACTACTATTCCTAGCCCTGCTAGCCCTTACCCCCATCCTGTCCGCCCAGGATGCGCCTTCGGATGACGATGAAAAGAAGGAGGAAAAAGAAGAAAAAGACCCCTACGCGGACCTACTCGAAGAGGCGGAGGTCTCCCGCGGCCTCTTCAACGTGATCTCCAAAGACGAAAAGACCTACTTCGAGATCCCCACCGATCTATTGGAGGACGAGATCCTCATCGTCAGCCGCATCAGTGGCCACGTCAAGGGCCTGAACTTTGGCGGCGCGGGCATGAAGAGCCGCCCCCAACAGGTCATCCGCTGGCAGAAAAAGGGGAAGAAACTGCTCCTCCGCAGCGTGAGCTACAACAGCATCGCCAGCCCGGATCTGCCCATCTACGAATCCCTGCGCAACAACAACTTCGAGCCCATCATCGCCGCCTTCGAGGTGAAGGCCGAAGGCCCCAACGAATCCAGTGTGGTGGCCGACGTCACCAGCTTCTTTACTACCGACGTGGCCATGATCGGCGCCCTCCGCGACAGCGAACGCAAACGCTTCGGCATCAAAGGGCTGGATAAGAGCCGGAGCCTCGTCACGAGTACAAAGGCCTTTCCCGAAAACGTGGAGGTCCGCCACATCCTGACCTACAACGGGAGCAAATTGCCGGACAACGCCGTTACCGGCACGCTCTCGGTGGAGATGAACCAGTCCTTCATCGTCCTGCCGGAGGACCCCATGCAACCCCGCGTGTACGACCCCCGGGTGGGCTACTTCAGCATCCGCCAAACCGATTACGGCTCCGACGCCCAGAAGGCCGAAAGCCGCCGCCTCATCACCCGCTGGCGCCTGGAACCCACCGATATGGCTGCCTGGGAACGCGGCGAACTGGTCGACGTGAAGAAGCCCATCGTCTACTACATCGACCCCGCCACGCCGGAAGATTGGGCACCCTACATCATGCAGGGCGTCAACGACTGGCAGAAGACCTTCGAAGCCATCGGCCTCAAAAACGCCATCATGGCCAAGCGCGCGCCCACCAAGGCGGAAGACCCCGACTGGAGCCCGGAAGACGTGCGCTACTCCGTCATCCGCTACGTGACGACCGATATCCAGAACGCCCAAGGGCCACACGTCCACGACCCCCGCACCGGTGAGATCCTGGAATCCGACATCATCTGGTACCACAACATCATGAAACTGCTCCGTAACTGGTACCTGATCCAGACGGCCGCCGTTAACCCGGAAGCCCGCACGCCGAAGTTTGAGAAGGAAGTGATGGGTGAGCTCATCCGCTTCGTCTCCGCCCACGAGGTCGGCCACACTCTCGGCCTCCCCCACAACATGGGTTCCTCGGCGGCCTATTCCGTGGACCAGCTGCGTAGCCCCGGTTTCGTCCAGAAAAATGGCACGGCACCGAGCATCATGGACTACGCCCGCTTCAATTACGTCGCCCAACCCGGCGATAAGGACGCCGGCCTCCACCCCGCCATCGGCCCCTACGATTACTACGCCATCGCTTACGGTTACACCCCCATCCCCGGCAAGTCGATGGAGACGGAAAAGCCCGTCCTCAACGCTATGGTGAAGGAAAAAGCGAGTGACCCCGTTTACCGCTACGGCCCCCAACGCGGCAATGGCCACGATCCCAGCGCCCAGACGGAAGACCTGAGTGGCGACGCCGTCCTGGCCTCTGATTTAGGTGTTAAAAACCTCCAGCGCATCCTCCCCAACCTCGTGGAATGGATGAGCGAAGACGGTAAGTATTTCGACGATTTGGAGGAAGCCTACGGCGCCCTCATCGGTCAGTTCCGTCGCTATGCGGGCCACGTGGCCAGCAACGTCGGGGGCGTCCACGAGTGGCAGCGCACCTCTGAGGAAGGCAAGGTCGTCTACGAAGTAGTAGACGCCGAGCGCCAGCAAAATTCCGTCGACTGGATCAACCGCCAAGTCTTCACCACCCCCGAATGGTTGCTCGACGAGGCCATCCTCAACCGCATCGGCCCCAGCGGCGTGGCCAACCAGATCGAAGGCCTCCAACGCACCGCCCTGCGCACTCTTTTCAATACCGATCGCCTCAACCGCCTCGCCGAACAAAAGGCCCGTAATAAGAAGGCTTACGGTTTAATGGATCTCATGCGCCAGACCACCGAAGGTGTATTCACCAAGGATAATACCCGCACCACCTACGGCCGCACCCTTCAAACCAATTTCGTCGACGGCCTAGTTAGCGTCCTCCAAAATGACCGCGCCGCAGCCGACGTTCAGGCCGCCGCCCGTGCTACCCTGAACAAGCTTTCCATCGACCTTTACGAAGCCACCGCCAATAAGAGTATTACCACCCTCCGTGGCATTAATAATACTATATCCCGCAGTGGCGATCTCGACGAAAAAGCCCTCATCACCGGTCATCAACTAGACCTCGCCAACCGCATCAACCTTGCCCTTAACGGCTTCGATGCCCTCCTCGAGAAGAGCAAATAA